CTATGACTCTCACGGCGAGGCCCGGGCCGGGGAAAGGCTGCCTGTGGACCAGCTCCCTGGGTAGGCCGAGGATCTCGGCGATCTTCCTGACCTCGTCCTTGTAGAGGTCCCGCAGCGGCTCAACGATCTTCTTGAACTTGATGCGCTCGGGGAGGCCTGCCACGTTGTGGTGGGTTTTTATCCTGTCCGAGAGCTTCCTGAAGCCGGACTCGATCCTATCCGGGTAGATTGTCCCCTGGATCAGGCACTCCGCTCCAACCTCCCTCGCCACCTCCTCGAAGACCCTGATGAACTCCTCGCCGATGATCTTCCTCTTCTCCTCCGGGTCGACCACGCCTTCAAGCCTCTTGAAGAAGCGGTCCTGGGCGTTCACCACCACGAGCTTGACCCCCATCGCCTCGAAGAGTTTCTTCACCTCTTCGGGCTCGCCTTCGCGCATGAAACCGGTGTCGACGAAAACCGCGGTGAGCTTATCCCCTAAAGCTCTCGCCGCTAGAGCTGCAGCTACGCTGGAGTCGACGCCCCCGCTCAAAGCGATGATCGCCTTGCTCTCGCCGACCTCCGCTCTCACCTCTTCGACCAGCTGGTCTACGACGTGCTCCATCCTCCAGGTGGCTTCGCACCCGCACACCTCGAAGAGGAAGTTCCTTATCATCTGAGCACCTTTATCCGTGTGGCTCACCTCCGGGTGCCACTGCAAGCCGTAGATCGGCTTCTCCTTGTGCCTGAAAGCGGCGACAGGGGTGTTCTCAGAGTGGGCTAGAACCTCGTAGCCCTCAGGAACCTCGAAGACAACGTCGCCGTGGCTCATCCAAACCCTCTCCCTCCTCTCCAGCCCCTTCAGCACCCCTACAGGCTTGTCGATCGTAACGTACGTCGCACCGTACTCCTTCTTCTCAGCGGGGCCAACCCTCCCTCCAGCGATGCGGGCCAGCAGCTGGTGGCCGTAGCAGATGCCTAGAACCGGCAGGCCCAGCTCCAGAATCCTGGCGTCGATCCCAGGAGCGCCCTCGTCCAAGACGCTGGCAGGCCCCCCGGAAAGCACTATCCCCTTGACGTTGAACCGAGCGCTCAAAGACTCTATCTCCTCCACCCCTACATCGTGGGGGAGGATCTCCGAGTAGACTCCCTGCTCCCTCACCTGCCTCGCTATGAGGTGGGAGTACTGGCTCCCGAAGTCTAGAACCAGCACGGCGTCGTGGCGCCTCATGCCCACGCCCAAGCTCGTCGAGCACTGAAGCCTATTAAGCAATCTCGCAATCCTGAAGCTGAAAGCAGTGTGCAAGCTCTACGGGAGCGCCAGCCGCTCGCGAGCCTCGCCCGCCACGCCCAGGGGGCTTGAAGAAAGCTACTAGGCTCGCCGCGGGCGTAGCCTCGCGTTGCCGCGCCTAGGCGTGGCGCGCTTATGAAAGCTTTAATGCTTAGGCGCAGCATGCTCTAGGGGGCGAGGTGGCGGACAAGAATATCGAGGAAGGGCTGCGCTGGCTCGACCAGGCGGAAGCCGACCTCAAGACCGCTAAGGATTGCCTTAAGGACGGCAACTACTACGCGGCAGCATTCTTCTCGCAGCAGGCGGCCGAGAAGGCTCTCGAGGGCTTCCTCTACTCGAAGGGCTACAGAGCGCTGCTAACACACTCGGTGCTGGACTTAGTGGGCGAGGCTTCAAAGCTTGAAAGCGGGTTCGGGAGGTTTACGGACTTCGCTAGGGAGCTGGATAGGCACTACATAGGCTCAAGGTACCCGAACTTCTACCCGTCTGGCGCCCCCTACAGGTACTATACGGCTGAGGTGGCTGAGAGGTGCGTGTACTACGCAGAATCGATCTTAGTAGAAGTGAGGAGGTTCTTGCGAAAGTAGAGAAGTACAAGGAGGCTATCGTCAGGAGGCTGAAGCCGAAGAAGATCATCCTCTTCGGCTCTTTCGCTAGAGGCGACTACAGCGAGGCCTCCGACATCGACTTGATCGTCGTAGCGGACTGGAGCGAGCCGTTCCTCGACAGGATCAAGGTGCTGCTGGAGCTGAACGACCAGTTGCTGCCCGTAGAGCCCATCGGCTACACTGAAGAGGAGATCAGGAGAATGGTCGAGAGCGGGAACCCCTTCATACTGAAGGTCCTGGAAGAAGGCGTAGTAATCTACGAGGAAGGTCGCCCCACCGAGAATGAGTAAGCCGGACAAGCGCAGAGCCCTAGAGATTCTTGGCAGAGAAGCCGGCGGCTTTTTCTGGAAAAACCCAGCAACCCCTCGTGCGAATCTCCTTTTCGAACTCTACCTGCGAGCACCTGCTAGCGAACTTCAGAAAACCTGAACTTCAGAAAACCTATCTCTCCAGAGGCTCTAGCCTGACGTGCTACTAGAGGGAGTAAGGCGGAGTGCGGCCGCCCTCCTTGTCTGGGCGTACTAAAGCGTCAAAGATATCCTCGTAGTTAGAGGACAAGCTTGTCTTCGTTCTCCAAGAAACTATGGGAAGAGGGGGAGGATTTCTTACCTTGGCACTCTAAGCTTAGCTTAACAGTTGAAGACGCGCAGCGAGCAGCCTTGAAAGAGTTAAAACGCAGGAACCTTCTTCCTTAAGGCTGGGGCCAGCACCCGGATGCGGCTCCACCACCCCTTGAAGCAAAGCCGGCTAGCTTTTCCCAAGCT
This region of Thermofilum sp. genomic DNA includes:
- a CDS encoding nucleotidyltransferase domain-containing protein; its protein translation is MRVLRRIDLSRSEEVLAKVEKYKEAIVRRLKPKKIILFGSFARGDYSEASDIDLIVVADWSEPFLDRIKVLLELNDQLLPVEPIGYTEEEIRRMVESGNPFILKVLEEGVVIYEEGRPTENE
- the guaA gene encoding glutamine-hydrolyzing GMP synthase, producing the protein MGMRRHDAVLVLDFGSQYSHLIARQVREQGVYSEILPHDVGVEEIESLSARFNVKGIVLSGGPASVLDEGAPGIDARILELGLPVLGICYGHQLLARIAGGRVGPAEKKEYGATYVTIDKPVGVLKGLERRERVWMSHGDVVFEVPEGYEVLAHSENTPVAAFRHKEKPIYGLQWHPEVSHTDKGAQMIRNFLFEVCGCEATWRMEHVVDQLVEEVRAEVGESKAIIALSGGVDSSVAAALAARALGDKLTAVFVDTGFMREGEPEEVKKLFEAMGVKLVVVNAQDRFFKRLEGVVDPEEKRKIIGEEFIRVFEEVAREVGAECLIQGTIYPDRIESGFRKLSDRIKTHHNVAGLPERIKFKKIVEPLRDLYKDEVRKIAEILGLPRELVHRQPFPGPGLAVRVIGEVTREKVEIVRKADRIVREEIERSGLGERLWQYFAVLTNTRSTGVKGDARAYGYVVAVRIVESREGMTASFAKVPYEVLERISTRITNEIPEVTRVVYDITHKPPATIEWE
- a CDS encoding HEPN domain-containing protein, coding for MADKNIEEGLRWLDQAEADLKTAKDCLKDGNYYAAAFFSQQAAEKALEGFLYSKGYRALLTHSVLDLVGEASKLESGFGRFTDFARELDRHYIGSRYPNFYPSGAPYRYYTAEVAERCVYYAESILVEVRRFLRK